The DNA region GCCCAGGCACATGACGCCGATCTGCATGGCGTCCTTCTCCTTGGCCGCCAGCGAGGTGCGCCGGCCGTGGCGGCTGGCCACGGGCTCGGCCGGACCCATGGCCGCCCCCCCGCTCTCCTCGGCCATGATCAGCAGGCGGGGGCGGGGTCCGAACGCCGTCGCGACGCCGGTCACGTCGGTGGCGCCCGTCGTGGCGGCGCCGGCCGCGATCTGCGCCTCGAGGCTCTCGACCAGCTCGGCGAAGTACTTGAAGCCCACCGGCACCCGGTAGGTGCCGAGATGCGCGCCCGTGCGCGCGTTGTGCGTCGTGGCGATCTCGCCGATGCTCATGCTGGTCGGGAAGGTGGTGGCCACGATCCAGTCGGCCGCGTCGAGCTCGCCCGCGTCGGCGAGGCAGTCGAGCTTCAGGGCCGTCAGCATGAAGTAGATCTGGTTCGGCTTGAAGAAGACGAGGCAGCGCGCGTCGTCGAGGGGATCGACCTCCAGGCCCGCGGCGGCCGCGGCGGCGGCCCGCTCGGCCGGCGCCACGGTGACCATGTTGAAGCGGTCGCCGTCCGGATCCCAGATGAAGAAGACGTCGCAGGCGCGGTCGCGCAGGAGGTCCTGGGCGCCCACGTGCTTGTAGACCTGCCACTTGCCCGGATCGACGCCGTGGTTCACGCCGTCGAGGATGCCGATGCCGTGGTAGGTGCTGCTCTGCTCCTCGTGGGTGAAGAAGACGGGCTGACCGTCCCCCACGCCCAGGCCCAGGGCGGCGAAGATGCGCCGGGCCGTGGGCCCCATGGAGCCCCCTTCGGTGCAGATGCCCGCCCGGAAGCCCTGCGCCGCCGCCGGCGCGATGTCGGCCAGCAGGCTCTCCGGCACCACCTGGCGCAGCACCGCGGTGTAGGGCGCGACCGGGTCGAAATCGCGCACGATGGCCGGATCGTCGGCGGCCGCGAGCCGGATCGCCAACCCCTCGCGCGCCCCTGCGGCGGCCAGCTCGCGCACGCGTTCGGCGATGCGCGCCGCCATGCCCAGCAGCTGCCCCCCGCCCTTCTCCATGGGCTTCCAGCCGCCCTTGTAGCTCTGGCTGTGGCTGGCCGTGAAGTTCTCGCCGCCGTCCAGCTCCTCGAAGAAGACGCCGAAGCTCGACAGCCAGATGGGCGTGGTCGGCTCGGCGGCCGGACGCAGATGCACCTCCAGACCGTGGGCCGCGTAGATGCGCGCCGCCAGATCGATGAACTCCCGGGTGTGGGGGCGCACCTCGCCGCCCACGTGCAGCTTCCGCAGGCCGTTCTCGACGGCCAACCGGGCCCGCGCCTCGAGCATCAGCGCCACGCTGTACGCGTTGAACGGGACCTCGGTGCTGAACAGGTCGTCGGGATCGAGCAGGTCGCGGTAGCCGGCGGTGCCGAGCTGGAATCCCGCGGCCCAGGCGCCCAGGCCGCTGGCGGCCACGAATTCGGGGGTCAGCTCGAGAACGGCGGGTTCGTTGGCGAAGGGCGTGTAGCGGGGGCCTGCGGCGGGCATGATTCGTCTCCCGGTTGGGGTCCGGTGGCGGCGGCGGAGCGTTCGCGGGGCAATATACCGCCCTACGGAGCGGGCGGAAAGAGGAACTCGACCGCCGCCGGAAAGCGCGCGGCCCAGGCCGCCTCGTTGTGGCGGTCGCCCTCGCCCTCGACCACGAGCAGATCCCAGCCCCCGACGTAGCCGCGCTCCTGCAGGACGTCGGCCAGCCGGCGCAGGGCGTCGACGTAGTCGTCGGTCCCGTTGCCGTCGCCGTCGCGCCGGTTCCCCTCCTCGCGCGTGCCCATGTCGACGTAGAGCGGGTCGGGCCGGCCGGGAGCCGTCGCGCAGAGGTCGAAGACGGGATGACCCGCGATGAGCAGGCTCGGCGAGAAGGCCGCGCCCCGGCCGAAGACCTCGGGGTGGGCGAACGTGCCGTAGAGGGTCATCAGGCCGCCCAGGGACGATCCCGCCAGGGCGGTGTGGGCCGGTCCGGAGCGGGTGCGGTACCGCCCGTCGACCCACGGCTTCAGCACGTCGATCCAGGCCTGCAGATGGTCGGGCCCGCCGCCCGAGCCCTCGCGGATGCGGGACGGCCACGGCGTGTACTCGCGGGTGCGCGCGCCGCCGCCGTGATCGACGGCCACCACGATCAGGGGGGCCACGCGGCCCGCGGGGATCAGCTCCTCGAGGGTCTCGTCGACGCGCCACTCGCCCACGAAGCTGGTGGCGTCGTTGAAGACGTTCTGGCCGTCGGCCATGTACAGCACCGGATACCGGCGCTCGCCTTCGGCGGCGTAGCCGGGCGGCAGGTACACCCACACCCGGCGGCCATCCAGGAAGCCCGGCACGGTGTGGGTGGTCACGTCGCCGCTGATGGTGTCGACGCGCCGCGCGGGCCGGCCGTCGGCCCAGCCGGCCACGACGAGATCGAGGGTCTCGGGCGCGGCGCCCACCACGTGCAGGCGGTTGGCGATCTCCTCGCCGTCGGGCCCCTTCTCCACCGCCAGCCAGGAGCCGAGGGCGAACTTGTACTGCAGGCCGTGGCCGGCGGGCAGGTCGACGGTGAGTTCGGCGGTGCCGTCGTCGCGGCGGGTCAGGCGCCAGTCGGCGGCGTCCGGACGCCAGCCCTGGTAGTCGCAGGCCAGATGCACCGGCGCATCGGGGGGCGTACCCGGCGGCAGGGCGACGCGGAACGTCACCGGCACGGCCCGCGCGGTGGCGGCGCCGCCGAGCAGGAGCAGGACGAGAAGGGGCGTGCGCATGAGAGACCTCCGCGGGGCGATTCGGGAACGACGACGGCCCCGGGCAGAAGCCCGGGGCCGTCATTGCAGCACGGAGTCGCGGCTACTTCAAGAGCACCATGCGCCGGGTCTCGGTGTCCGAGCCGACGGTCAGGCGGTAGAAGTACACGCCGCTGCCCACGGCCTTGCCGTCGTCGGTGCGGCCGTTCCAGATCACCACGCCCGGCCCGGACTCGAAGTGGCCGGACCGCAGGGTCTGCACCTTCTCGCCGCGCACGTTGTACACGACCAGCTCGCCCCGGCCCGCGCGCGCCACGTCGAAGTGGATCTTCGTCATGGGGTTGAACGGGTTGGGGCTGTTCTGGGCCAGCACCAGGCGGGCCGCCGCGCCGTGGGGCACGTCGGTCACCTCGCAGATCTGGTACACGTCGAGCGCCAGGATCTGGGGGTTGCCCACGGCGTCGAAGTTGTCCGGATCGATGCTGAAGAACCGGTTGCCCTGGTTCGGGCACTCGTAGACGTCGTTGGCCAGGTACTTGTACTCGATGTTCTGCGCCGCCGAGTCGGGGAAGACCACCGAGACGGTGTAGATCCGGTCGTTCGCCACGGCGTCGGGCGCGATGCCGTCGTCGTGGAGCATGGTGTTCGAGGGCACCGTCCAGTCGAAGCCGGCGCCGTTGTCGGTGCCGTTGACCGTCACGACGTCGAACTCGTCGATGCTCCCCCAGGCCGTGTTGTTGAAGTCGACCGAGAAGACCACCTCGACGGGGCGCCAGATCCGGTTGCAGAAGTCGTACTTCACGGTCGGCAGGGCCAGGGGACCCAGCGTGCCGCCGATCGTGTCGAAGAGCTCGTCGTTGAGGAAGACCGAGCGGTCGCCCTGGCCGTCGCACTCGTAGCTGCTGTTGAGCAGGAACTTGTACGCCACGTCCTTCCGGGCGCCGGCCGGGAAGGTGATCACGCCGGTGAAGACCCCGTCGGCGGCCGTCTCGTCCTCGCCCGTGCCGTCATCGACCAGCGGGTGGTCCGAGGGCACGTTGAAGTTCAGCGGCAGCACCGAGCCGTTGATGCTCACGGTGTCGGTCGGCGCATAGCCGGACAGGCTCATGTCCACGCGGAAGATGACGTCGATGTCGTGGGTCGTGAAAAGCGTCGGGTCCTCGTCGTTCCACCACACCTCGATGACGTCCTGGGCGCCGTTGACCAGGTCCAGGGTGTGGGTGCGGTTGCCGGCCAGGGGCTCCCAGGTGGTGCCCTGGAAGTTGAACTTCCACTCGAAGCTCTCGCTGGCGGTGCCCGCGCCGCAGTCGCCGTCGTACTTCATGGTCGTGGTGTACTCCCAGATGTCGTCGACGCCGGTGTCGGTCATCACGCCCGTGTCGCCGATGGGATCGAAGGTCAGGGGCGCCTTGCTGCCCTCGACCGTGAACTGGTAGGGCGGCAGCTCGGCCGTGTTGGCCAGCAGCTGGGACATGCGGCCGCGGAAGACGACCTCCTTCAGGCCGAAGCACTTCTCGTTGTCCACGCCGTTGTCGGTGATGACGTTGCCGGCGACGTCCTCCACGTCGGTGACGCGCAGGTTGTACAGCGCGGCCGAGGCCGTCAGCGGCGCGGCGAGCTCCAGGTGCACCACGCTGAAGTCGGACGCGTCGCGGGTCGCCGAGTTGATGATCGCCAGGCCGATCTCGTAGTTGGCCGTGTTGGCGGCCGAGGTCGCGTCGACGGGCTCGTTGAACTGGACGTTGAACGAGGTGCCCACGGGGTACGACGCGGGCTGGATGCCGGTCAGCACCGGCGGATCCGGGTCGGCGGCCGCCTGCACCGTGTAGGGCAGGTAGCTCAGCAGCGGGATGTCCGAGGCGGTGTCCCAGAGGGTGAAGCCCGGGGTCGAGAGCTGGGAGCCGTCGTTGGCGGCGGCGTCCAGGGGGCCCTTGGTCGGAGAGTCCTGGGTGGTCCACACCTCGACGTTGATCGGCGCGCCCGCCGAGACGCCCAGGGTGCCCAGCATGATGGCGAGCTCCTTGAAGCTCGTGCCGGTGGCCATGCCCAGCGCGCCGGGGCCGGCGGCCAGGGGCGCCCAGGCGGCGCCGTCCCAGTGGTAGGAGGCCTGCCAGTTGTTGTCCAGGTTCACGTAGAACATGAAGTCGGGCTTGTTGGCCGCGAGGCTCCACTCGATGGCGCGGCCCCAGGGGTCGTCTGTGCCGCCGGCCGCGGTGCCGACGTCGATGGCGATGCCCATCTGGGTGGTCCCGAAGCCGCCGGCCATCTCCACGCCGAGGTAGAGGTTCACCGCGTCGTTGGTGATGTGCACGTGGCTCAGGTCGATCTCGGCGAACTGCGTGTCGGACGTGTCCACGTCGGCCTCGTTCACCGACAGGAAGTCGTTCACGCCGTCGATGACGATCGTCTGCGGGGTCTGGGCCAGGGCGGCCCCACCGACCAGCAGTGCGGCCAGCAGCACCCCCAGACTCCAGACGTGATGGCGGTTGCGCATCGGACTCCTCCTTTACTTGACGAGGGAGAGCGGCCGGGTGATCGCCCGTCCGCCCCATTTCAGCTGTGAGAAATAGGTGCCCGAGGCCACGGCCTGCCCCGCCTGGTCCTTGCCGTCCCAGACGATGCGGTGCAGCCCCGGCGTGACCCGAGCGTCGACGAGAGTGGCCACCAGGCGGCCCCGGACGTCGAAGATCGTCAGCCGGACGTCCGTCGCGGCCTCGCCCGGGATCTCGTAGGCGATGGTCGTCGACGGGTTGAAGGGATTCGGATGGTTCGGCAGCAGGCGCGCCCCGGCGAGGAGGCGGTCCGGCACCGGGGAGGCGTCCAGGTCGGGCAGGCCGTCGCCGTCGCCGTCGACGACGAGGGTCCACGCCGCGTCGATGGTCGGCAGGGCGGCCGCCGTGTTGTTCGGCACCGAGTCGCCGCCGAGTTCGCCGCCGGGCTCGGGATCCCAGGTGACGCTCGCAGCCAGGGCGATGCTCGCGCCGGTCGGCACCTGGCCCGCGCCGAGGCCATAGAGGGTCGCCCAGGGAATGGCGATCTCGCTGCCGCCGGCGTCGCCGAAGGTGTGGAACGAGTCGAAGGCCGAGGTGATCTCGCCGCTGCGGTCCTGGGTGGTGGTGGGCGAGGTCAGCTCCCAGAAGCCGTCGCCGTCGAAGATGGACTGGTGCTGATAGCAGCCGTACTGGAAATCGGGCGCGTAGCCCGCGGCCGTGAACACGGCCCCCCGCTCCCAGGCGTCGGTGGCCGTCAGGTCGGTCTGGCCGTTGGCCGTGCCCGGGTCGACGTCCAGGTAGAGCAGCCAACTGTTGGCGCTGACCACGCCGTCGATGGCGAGGTAGAGATAGGTCGCGTCCCAGCTCACGAGCAGGCGGTCGATCTCGTTGCTCGCGGTCCAGGCCGAGTCGTTGCTGTCGGCCAGGGCCTCGGCCCCGTCCCATTCAGCGGCCTGGATGTGCCCGTCGATGGCCACCGCGGTCGTGATGACCCCGATGACGACCGCGCCCGGCGCCGTCAGCGCCGCGTTGCCGTTGGCGGCGGCGTCGGACACCGCGCCCGCGACGAGCGCCGGGTACATGTCGCCGTCCGGAATCAGGGCCTCGACGGCCGCGGCGGTGGCGGCGTCGAGGACGAACGTCTTCGTGGTGGTGGCCCCGGCCTCGAGCACCGTTGTCGCGAGAGGCAACGCCACGCTGCCGAACTGGCCGGCGACGGAAAGGCCCGTCACGTCGTCCACGGTGGTCGGCTGGTCGAACTCGACGACCCACTGGTCGTTCAGCGGATAGTAGCGGGAGGCGGTCACGCCCGGGCCGATGGTGTCGACGAGGAGGTCGGCCAGGGCGCGCAGCTCGGCCACGTCGCCGCTGCCGTCGGGCGCGCTGGTCGGACCGGCGTACAGCTGCAGCTGGAAGACGCCGCTGCCCTTGATCTCGTCGCCCTTGCTCAGGGTGCCGGAGATCTCCTTCTGGTGGCTCGCGCCGCCGGCGCCGAGCACCCAGGCGGTGGCCATGCCCGTGTTCGGGTTGCGGAAGCCCATGTACGACGCGTCCGGCGCCCAGACCCGGTCGAGCTGGGCGTTCCACACCAGGTCGACGAGCGAGGGCGAGAAGCCGCCCTGGATCCAGTGCGTGGCCGGACCGACGCGGTAGGTCACGTCGAAGTGGCTGTCGCCCTCGGTCAGGCTGACGGTCTTGGCGACCTCCTCGTGCCCCATGATCACGGACACGGTGGTGCCGTCCAGATCGATGGCCGTCACGTAGCCGCTGTGCTGGTAGTCGGGCGAGACCTCGCTGAAGGCGGCGGTGTGGTTGACGTCGTTGTAGTCGGCGTCGGTGTCGGCCCAGTAGGCGTTGTCGACGCCGATGGCCGTGTCGTCGTAGCCCGCCCCCCGCACGAAGAGATGCGTCAGGCGGCCGCCCGTCCCCTCGAAGACGCCGAAGAGGCGGTCGTTGTGGATCACCGTCTCCTGGTAGCCGTCGTTGTCGATGTCGCTGAAGTAGGCGTCGGTGGTGGTGGCGTACTCGCCGTTGGCCCAGTGGGCGGCTTCGGCGTAGATCATGGCGTTCTTCATGTGGGCCGAGTACTTGTGCTGCCAGCCGCTGATGGGCCCGCCGAGGCCGTCGTGCCAGGCGGTCTCGTGCAGGTTGGTCATGAGCACGTACCAGCCCGCCTGGGAGACGTTGTTGTCCGGGGCCGCGAGCAGCGCCGCGTAGGCGTCGTTCCACAGCGTGCCGTAGTTCTTGCAGTTGCCGCTGCCGCCGCCGCAGTTGCCGCTGCCGTCGCCGCCGTTGGCGTAGGGGATGAAGCCGGCCCAGTGCGTGTACCAGCCGTTGTCCCCGCCGCCGTAGCCGTTCCCGCCGCCGATCTCGCCGTACGTGCCCGGGGCCGGCGTGAAGGTGTCCCCGTTGAAGTTCGGGTTCACCAGGGCGTCGGCCAGCTTCCAGGTGTGCAGCCAGGCGCTCTCGGTGCTGCACTTGCCGATGAACCAGTCGTACGTCTCCTTGGCGTTGGGCACGATCGAGGCCCAGCCGCCCATCTCGCTGGCGGCCTCCCAGTCCTCGGCGAAGACCGCGATGCGGAACTCGCCCACGCCGCTGCCGGCCAGGCCGGTGAGGATGTCCAGGGACGCCTGGCCGTTCCCGCCGATGATGTTGCCGGTGAAGCTGCGGTCGCGCGGGATCAGGCGCAGCCCGTTGGCGCTCAGGGTGTGGATCCGGTGGTTGTCGTGGCCGGCCAGGTGCACGTCGTCGTCGAGGATCACCCCGTCGATGCCGTGGGCCTGCCAGTTGTCGCCGATCCAGTCGTTGACGCCGCTGCTGGGGTAGCCGCTCGTGTTCAGCCACACCCGCTCGGGCACCCAGGCGACCTTCGGCGTGTAGCCGTAGAAGGTGCTGACCATGGCGGCCTGGATCGCGACGGCCCAGTCGTTCATCTCGTTGTTGACGAAGGGCATGATGTGCTGGCCGTAGGCCGAGGAGACCATGCCGGCCCAGCCCGCGGTCACGCCCGCGGCGAGCCAGGCATTGAAGTCGACGGGATCGCCGTTGCGGGCAGCCCACTCGGCCGCCGTCATCAGGGTGCCGGACATGTGGAAATTGCCGGGCACGCCGAGGCTCTCGTGCACCTGCAGGGCCTCGTCGAAGCCCGAGCCCTCGAGGTCGTCGCTGCGGCCGTGCAGCACGTCGGTGTAGCCGATGCCCTGGTTGCCATGCAGCACGAAGGCGCAGTGGGCCTCGAAGGCCTTGTCGGCGGGGAAGGAGGCGTCGATCACGTCGCCCTTGCCGTTGGGCTGCGCGGTGGCGATGCGCAGGTGCCAGGATCCGTCGGTCACCGGGTCGGAGGGCAGGTCGAGATAGACCGCATCCGGATCGCCGGGAACGGACCACCAGCCGGCCGCCTTGGCGCCCGCCTCGGCGACATAGCGGTTCGCGCGACTCTCCAGGACCAGCTGGCCCAGGGTGCGGGCCGGCTCAGCGGCGGCTCCCCCGCTCACGGTCAATTCGATGCGGCGAGGCCGCCCGGCCGCCACGAA from bacterium includes:
- a CDS encoding phosphonate ABC transporter ATP-binding protein; its protein translation is MRTPLLVLLLLGGAATARAVPVTFRVALPPGTPPDAPVHLACDYQGWRPDAADWRLTRRDDGTAELTVDLPAGHGLQYKFALGSWLAVEKGPDGEEIANRLHVVGAAPETLDLVVAGWADGRPARRVDTISGDVTTHTVPGFLDGRRVWVYLPPGYAAEGERRYPVLYMADGQNVFNDATSFVGEWRVDETLEELIPAGRVAPLIVVAVDHGGGARTREYTPWPSRIREGSGGGPDHLQAWIDVLKPWVDGRYRTRSGPAHTALAGSSLGGLMTLYGTFAHPEVFGRGAAFSPSLLIAGHPVFDLCATAPGRPDPLYVDMGTREEGNRRDGDGNGTDDYVDALRRLADVLQERGYVGGWDLLVVEGEGDRHNEAAWAARFPAAVEFLFPPAP
- a CDS encoding Ig-like domain-containing protein encodes the protein MRNRHHVWSLGVLLAALLVGGAALAQTPQTIVIDGVNDFLSVNEADVDTSDTQFAEIDLSHVHITNDAVNLYLGVEMAGGFGTTQMGIAIDVGTAAGGTDDPWGRAIEWSLAANKPDFMFYVNLDNNWQASYHWDGAAWAPLAAGPGALGMATGTSFKELAIMLGTLGVSAGAPINVEVWTTQDSPTKGPLDAAANDGSQLSTPGFTLWDTASDIPLLSYLPYTVQAAADPDPPVLTGIQPASYPVGTSFNVQFNEPVDATSAANTANYEIGLAIINSATRDASDFSVVHLELAAPLTASAALYNLRVTDVEDVAGNVITDNGVDNEKCFGLKEVVFRGRMSQLLANTAELPPYQFTVEGSKAPLTFDPIGDTGVMTDTGVDDIWEYTTTMKYDGDCGAGTASESFEWKFNFQGTTWEPLAGNRTHTLDLVNGAQDVIEVWWNDEDPTLFTTHDIDVIFRVDMSLSGYAPTDTVSINGSVLPLNFNVPSDHPLVDDGTGEDETAADGVFTGVITFPAGARKDVAYKFLLNSSYECDGQGDRSVFLNDELFDTIGGTLGPLALPTVKYDFCNRIWRPVEVVFSVDFNNTAWGSIDEFDVVTVNGTDNGAGFDWTVPSNTMLHDDGIAPDAVANDRIYTVSVVFPDSAAQNIEYKYLANDVYECPNQGNRFFSIDPDNFDAVGNPQILALDVYQICEVTDVPHGAAARLVLAQNSPNPFNPMTKIHFDVARAGRGELVVYNVRGEKVQTLRSGHFESGPGVVIWNGRTDDGKAVGSGVYFYRLTVGSDTETRRMVLLK